Genomic DNA from Streptomyces sp. GS7:
GCCTCGCTCCGCGGCACGCGGCCTTCGGCACCGTAGGGTCGATCGCGTTGCAGGGCGTCCGCCGCGGCGAGCCACAGCTCGGCGACGTGGCGCTGGTCATCGGCCTCGGGCTGATCGGGCAGCTGGTGGTGCAGCTGCTGGCCGCCTCGGGGGTCCGCGTCGTCGGGGCCGACCCCGACCCGGTGCGCTGCGGGCTCGCCGAGCGCCTGGGCGCGGCGGCCTGCGGCGATCCCGCCTCCGCGGCCGTGGAAACCGCCGTCGCCGAACTCACCGGCGGTCACGGCGTGGACCAGGTGTACCTGGCCGCCGGCGGCGGCAGCAACCAACCCGTCGAGCTGGCCGCCCGGCTCTGCCGGGACCGCGGTCGGGTCGTCGACATCGGCAAGTGCCGCCTGGACCTGCCGTGGAACGCGTACTACGAGAAGGAGCTCGACGTCCGGTTCTCCCGCTCGTACGGCCCCGGGCGCTACGACCCGGAGTACGAGCTGGAGGGGCGGGACTACCCGATCGGCTACGTGCGCTGGACCGAGCGCCGCAACCTGGCGTGCTTCCTCGACCTCCTCGCCCGCGGCCGTGTCGACGTGGAGCCCCTGGTCTCCCACGTCGCCGACTTCGATGACGCCGTCGAGACGTACCAGCGCCTGAAGGACGGCGAACTGAAGGCCGTGGCTGTGCTGTTCCGGTACCCCGAACACGCGGGGGAAGCGGAGGCCCCGGTGGTGGCCGTGCCCGCGGTGCGCCGACGCGGCGGCACGGCGCCCGCCCCGGCGCGGTCCGCCAAGACGCCGGTGCGGCTGGCGTTCGTCGGCGCCGGGAACTACGCGACGTCGATGCTGCTGCCACACCTGGCACAGCGCGACGGCGTCGCGTTGTCGACCGTCGTCACCACGACCGCGCTGTCGGCGGCCAACGCGCAGCGGAAGTTCGGCTTCGCCGAGGCGACCACCGATCTCGACACCGTGCTCGGCGACCCGTCCATCGACGCGGTGTTCGTGGTCACCCGGCACAGCTCGCACGCCGAACTGACCCGAAGGGCGCTGCTGGCCGGCAAGGCGGTGTTCGTGGAGAAGCCCCTGGCCCTCACCGAGGACGAACTCGCGGGCGTGCTCGCGGCGGTGGAGGAGTCCGGCAACGACCGGCTGCAGGTGGGCTTCAACCGCCGGTTCGCGCCGCTGCTGCATGAGGCCAGGAAGCGGTTCGGCGCCCGTTCCGGTCCGGCGAGCCTGCGCTACCTGGTCAACGCGGGCCGGCTGCAGCACGGCAGCTGGTACCTCCGGCAGGGCACCGAGGGCTCGCGGTTCGCCGGCGAGGGCGGGCACTTCATCGACACGGCCAGCTGGCTGCTGGCGGCCGACCCGGTCTCGGTGTACGCGGTCGCCACGTCCGGCAATGAGGACGGCAGTGACATCCAGGCCGTGCTGCGCTACCCGGACGGGTCGACCGCCACCATCAGCTACGTCACCACCGGCGCGCCCGGCTTCCCCAAGGAGACGCTGGACCTGGTCGCGGACGGCAAGGTGCTGCGGCTCGACGACTTCGTCCGTGCCTCGGTGTACGCCCGCAAGCGGTGGGTCAGTTCGCGGCTGCCCAAGGCCCGGGACAAGGGCCAGTCCGCCGAACTGGCCGCGTTCGTCAGGGCCGTGCGGACCGGCGGGCCGATGCCGGTGCCGCTGGAGTCGCTGGCCGCCACCACGGCGGCCACCCTCGCCGTGCAGGCCGGCCTGGCCGGCGGCGCCCCGGTGACGTTGGCGAGGGCGCGATGACTGTGAATTCAGGGAGTGCGGGCTGGTACCTGCGGCGGCTGTCCCGGATGGGACCGCGGGAGGTCGGCGGCCGGGTGGGCGACGCGCTGCGCAGGCGGCGGTGGCGGTCGGCGCGGCCCGACTGCCCGAGCGTGACCGGCGCCCGGTTCACCGCGGTACTGCCCGCCGGGACGATCGCCGCAATACCTCCGGACGCCGCGAAACGTCTCATCGCCGAGGCGGACCGGCTGATGGCCGGGCACGCCGAGTACTTCGGGGTGGTCCGCGACGACCTGGCCGACCCGGACTGGTGGTACGACCCGAAGACCGGGCGCCGGGCTCCGTGGGGCTACGCCTTCGACGTGCCGTACCGGAACGAGGACGCGGTCGGGGACATCAAGCAGATCTGGGAGCTGTCCCGGCACCAGTACCTCACCGTGCTCGCCGCCGCCTACGCGATCACCGGGAACGAGCGGTACGCCGAGCGCGTGGCCGAGCACCTGCGGTTGTGGTGGGCGGCCAACGCGCCACTGCGCGGGGTGCACTGGACCAGCGGCATCGAGCTGGGGATCCGGCTGCTGTCCTGGGTGTGGATCCGCCGGCTGCTCGACGGCTGGCCGGGCGCGGCCGGGCTGTTCGAGGGCAACCCGGCGGCGCTGAACCAGATCTGGCACCACCAGCGCTGGCTGGCCGCCTTCCCCAGCCGGGGGTCTTCGGCCAACAACCACGTCATCGCCGAGGCCGCCGGGCAGTTCGCCGCG
This window encodes:
- a CDS encoding bi-domain-containing oxidoreductase; the protein is MKQVVQNYKSGELAVLDVPVPGCKPGGVLVRSAYSLISTGTELMKVSEAGMSMLGKARSRPDQVAKVMQSVATNGVPATYRKVMGKLDSYTPLGYSLCGVVERVGTGIDEVKVGDLVACAGNEHALHAELNWVPKNLYARVPDGLAPRHAAFGTVGSIALQGVRRGEPQLGDVALVIGLGLIGQLVVQLLAASGVRVVGADPDPVRCGLAERLGAAACGDPASAAVETAVAELTGGHGVDQVYLAAGGGSNQPVELAARLCRDRGRVVDIGKCRLDLPWNAYYEKELDVRFSRSYGPGRYDPEYELEGRDYPIGYVRWTERRNLACFLDLLARGRVDVEPLVSHVADFDDAVETYQRLKDGELKAVAVLFRYPEHAGEAEAPVVAVPAVRRRGGTAPAPARSAKTPVRLAFVGAGNYATSMLLPHLAQRDGVALSTVVTTTALSAANAQRKFGFAEATTDLDTVLGDPSIDAVFVVTRHSSHAELTRRALLAGKAVFVEKPLALTEDELAGVLAAVEESGNDRLQVGFNRRFAPLLHEARKRFGARSGPASLRYLVNAGRLQHGSWYLRQGTEGSRFAGEGGHFIDTASWLLAADPVSVYAVATSGNEDGSDIQAVLRYPDGSTATISYVTTGAPGFPKETLDLVADGKVLRLDDFVRASVYARKRWVSSRLPKARDKGQSAELAAFVRAVRTGGPMPVPLESLAATTAATLAVQAGLAGGAPVTLARAR